Proteins from one Chanodichthys erythropterus isolate Z2021 chromosome 15, ASM2448905v1, whole genome shotgun sequence genomic window:
- the pdia8 gene encoding protein disulfide isomerase family A, member 8 isoform X1 translates to MDNFLLRGFLCVLVVCMLSLSARGRSDVLELRDADFDYLAPEHETLLVKFYAPWCGHCKKLAPEFESAATRLKGTVTLAKVDCTSNTETCKHYGVTGYPTLKIFRNGQESSSYDGPRSVDGIVNYMKNQAGPDSVPLQSEHDLENFINNFDASVVGFFSGSDSSQLAEFLKGASLMRQSFRFAHTTDLQLGSKYGVIYESVLLFRPPRLSSKFEESVVHHGGPMSITGLRRFIRDNIFGLCPHLTKENKDSLKKRDLLTAYYDLDYLHNPKGSNYWRNRVLKVASKFSSQGLMFSVANRNDFMEELEDEFGLGASDGTELPFVTIRTRTGNKYTMREEFTRDGKSLESFLEDYFAGRLKRYVKSEPVPAKNNGPVKVVVADTFEQIVNDPEKDVLIEFYAPWCGHCKKLEPKYTELGEQLYSDPNIVIAKMDATANDVPQGYDVQGFPTIYFAAAGRKDEPKRYEGAREVKDFIGFLKREASNPLVLNGVKEEL, encoded by the exons ATGGATAATTTTCTATTGCGCggttttttatgtgttttagtTGTTTGTATGTTGAGCTTGTCAGCGCGTGGACGCAGTGATGTGCTCGAGCTCAGAGACGCAGACTTCGATTACCTCGCGCCCGAGCACGAGACCCTGCTGGTGAAGTTTTATGCACCATG gtGTGGCCATTGTAAGAAACTCGCCCCAGAGTTTGAAAGTGCAGCTACTCGACTGAAGGGAACAGTAACTTTAGCCAAG GTGGACTGTACTTCTAATACAGAAACCTGTAAGCACTATGGGGTCACTGGTTACCCAACACTCAAAATATTTCGGAACGGACAGGAATCATCATCGTATGATGGGCCACGCTCAGTTG ATGGAATTGTAAACTATATGAAGAATCAGGCTGGGCCGGATTCTGTACCTCTGCAAAGTGAGCATGACCTGGAGAACTTTATAAACAACTTTGATGCCAGTGTAGTTG GTTTCTTCTCAGGGAGTGACAGCTCTCAACTCGCAGAGTTTCTTAAAGGAGCCAGTTTAATGAGACAGAGTTTCCGCTTTGCCCACACCACAGACCTCCAGCTTGGAAGCAAATATGGCGTCATATACGA GTCCGTGCTTCTGTTCCGGCCCCCCCGACTGAGCAGTAAGTTTGAGGAGAGCGTGGTGCACCACGGAGGACCAATGTCCATCACTGGCCTGCGGCGCTTCATCAGAGACAACAT TTTTGGACTTTGTCCTCACCTGACCAAAGAGAATAAAGATTCATTGAAAAAGAGGGATTTATTGACTGCCTACTATGACTTGGATTATCTTCACAATCCCAAAGGCTCCAACTATTGGAGAAACAG AGTGCTGAAGGTGGCGTCTAAGTTCAGTTCTCAGGGCCTGATGTTTTCTGTGGCGAACCGTAATGACTTTATGGAGGAGCTTGAAGATGAGTTCGGTCTGGGTGCGTCAGATGGAACTGAGCTGCCGTTTGTCACCATCAGGACACGGACAGGAAACAAATACACAATGCGGGAGGAGTTTAC ACGGGATGGCAAGTCTTTAGAGAGTTTTCTGGAAGACTATTTTGCTGGGCGACTAAAGCGCTATGTCAAATCAGAGCCTGTACCTGCCAAAAACAATGGACCGGTCAAG GTGGTTGTGGCAGATACATTTGAACAGATTGTGAATGACCCAGAGAAGGACGTGCTTATTGAGTTTTATGCACCATGGTGTGGCCATTGTAAAAAACTGGAGCCCAAATATACAGAGCTTGGAGAACAG CTATACAGTGACCCCAATATAGTAATCGCCAAGATGGATGCAACTGCCAACGATGTCCCACAGGGCTATGACGTACAAGG ATTTCCTACAATATATTTTGCCGCTGCTGGACGAAAAGACGAGCCAAAAAGATATGAG gGAGCCCGTGAAGTGAAGGATTTCATCGGCTTTCTGAAGCGTGAGGCGTCCAACCCTCTTGTCCTAAATGGAGTCAAGGAAGAGctgtaa
- the pdia8 gene encoding protein disulfide isomerase family A, member 8 isoform X2 yields MDNFLLRGFLCVLVVCMLSLSARGRSDVLELRDADFDYLAPEHETLLVKFYAPWCGHCKKLAPEFESAATRLKGTVTLAKVDCTSNTETCKHYGVTGYPTLKIFRNGQESSSYDGPRSVDGIVNYMKNQAGPDSVPLQSFFSGSDSSQLAEFLKGASLMRQSFRFAHTTDLQLGSKYGVIYESVLLFRPPRLSSKFEESVVHHGGPMSITGLRRFIRDNIFGLCPHLTKENKDSLKKRDLLTAYYDLDYLHNPKGSNYWRNRVLKVASKFSSQGLMFSVANRNDFMEELEDEFGLGASDGTELPFVTIRTRTGNKYTMREEFTRDGKSLESFLEDYFAGRLKRYVKSEPVPAKNNGPVKVVVADTFEQIVNDPEKDVLIEFYAPWCGHCKKLEPKYTELGEQLYSDPNIVIAKMDATANDVPQGYDVQGFPTIYFAAAGRKDEPKRYEGAREVKDFIGFLKREASNPLVLNGVKEEL; encoded by the exons ATGGATAATTTTCTATTGCGCggttttttatgtgttttagtTGTTTGTATGTTGAGCTTGTCAGCGCGTGGACGCAGTGATGTGCTCGAGCTCAGAGACGCAGACTTCGATTACCTCGCGCCCGAGCACGAGACCCTGCTGGTGAAGTTTTATGCACCATG gtGTGGCCATTGTAAGAAACTCGCCCCAGAGTTTGAAAGTGCAGCTACTCGACTGAAGGGAACAGTAACTTTAGCCAAG GTGGACTGTACTTCTAATACAGAAACCTGTAAGCACTATGGGGTCACTGGTTACCCAACACTCAAAATATTTCGGAACGGACAGGAATCATCATCGTATGATGGGCCACGCTCAGTTG ATGGAATTGTAAACTATATGAAGAATCAGGCTGGGCCGGATTCTGTACCTCTGCAAA GTTTCTTCTCAGGGAGTGACAGCTCTCAACTCGCAGAGTTTCTTAAAGGAGCCAGTTTAATGAGACAGAGTTTCCGCTTTGCCCACACCACAGACCTCCAGCTTGGAAGCAAATATGGCGTCATATACGA GTCCGTGCTTCTGTTCCGGCCCCCCCGACTGAGCAGTAAGTTTGAGGAGAGCGTGGTGCACCACGGAGGACCAATGTCCATCACTGGCCTGCGGCGCTTCATCAGAGACAACAT TTTTGGACTTTGTCCTCACCTGACCAAAGAGAATAAAGATTCATTGAAAAAGAGGGATTTATTGACTGCCTACTATGACTTGGATTATCTTCACAATCCCAAAGGCTCCAACTATTGGAGAAACAG AGTGCTGAAGGTGGCGTCTAAGTTCAGTTCTCAGGGCCTGATGTTTTCTGTGGCGAACCGTAATGACTTTATGGAGGAGCTTGAAGATGAGTTCGGTCTGGGTGCGTCAGATGGAACTGAGCTGCCGTTTGTCACCATCAGGACACGGACAGGAAACAAATACACAATGCGGGAGGAGTTTAC ACGGGATGGCAAGTCTTTAGAGAGTTTTCTGGAAGACTATTTTGCTGGGCGACTAAAGCGCTATGTCAAATCAGAGCCTGTACCTGCCAAAAACAATGGACCGGTCAAG GTGGTTGTGGCAGATACATTTGAACAGATTGTGAATGACCCAGAGAAGGACGTGCTTATTGAGTTTTATGCACCATGGTGTGGCCATTGTAAAAAACTGGAGCCCAAATATACAGAGCTTGGAGAACAG CTATACAGTGACCCCAATATAGTAATCGCCAAGATGGATGCAACTGCCAACGATGTCCCACAGGGCTATGACGTACAAGG ATTTCCTACAATATATTTTGCCGCTGCTGGACGAAAAGACGAGCCAAAAAGATATGAG gGAGCCCGTGAAGTGAAGGATTTCATCGGCTTTCTGAAGCGTGAGGCGTCCAACCCTCTTGTCCTAAATGGAGTCAAGGAAGAGctgtaa